From the Calliopsis andreniformis isolate RMS-2024a chromosome 4, iyCalAndr_principal, whole genome shotgun sequence genome, one window contains:
- the LOC143177988 gene encoding ribosomal protein S6 kinase beta-1, giving the protein MAGVFDIELHDADTVNRDESDDDVIEIGEEEYDVNPNVNEITESEGVETVPISEQNVNRGREKAGPQDFELCKVIGKGGYGKVFQVRKITGNDRGTIFAMKVLTKASVIRNHKDTAHTKAERNILEAVKHPFIVDLIYAFQTGGKLYLILEYMCGGELFRHLNDEGIFLEETACFYLSEIILALQHLHLQGIIYRDLKPENIMLDADGHIKLTDFGLCKEHIQDGTVTHTFCGTIEYMAPEILTRSGHGKAVDWWSLGTLTYDMLTGSPPFTSDNRKKTIEKILRGKLNLPQYLTSDARDLIRKLLKRQVAQRLGSGPSDAEQIKGHQFFKHINWNDVISRKLEPPFRPKLASEDDVSQFDKKFTTSAVIDSPAEYTLSESANRVFQGFTYVAPSILEDMYSQPRVINARSPRRGNMRGFSPRSTHFHLHNTHVQNHRHNGHGNMEDTEMIEIG; this is encoded by the exons ATGGCTGGGGTATTCGATATCGAGTTGCACGATGCGGACACAGTAAATAGGGACGAGTCAGACGACGATGTTATCGAGATCGGCGAG GAAGAGTACGATGTGAACCCGAACGTGAACGAGATAACCGA GTCTGAAGGTGTCGAAACTGTCCCCATATCGGAACAGAATGTCAATCGAGGACGGGAGAAGGCTGGGCCACAGGATTTCGAGCTTTGCAAAGTTATCGGGAAGGGTGGCTATGGAAAGGTCTTTCAAGTGCGTAAAATAACGGGTAATGACAGGGGCACGATCTTCGCGATGAAG GTCTTAACCAAAGCCTCAGTTATAAGGAACCATAAAGATACTGCTCATACTAAGGCTGAGAGAAATATCTTAGAAGCTGTGAAG CATCCTTTCATTGTGGACCTCATATATGCTTTCCAAACTGGTGGTAAATTATATTTAATCTTGGAATACATGTGTGGAGGTGAATTATTTCGACACTTGAATGATGAAGGCATTTTTCTTGAAGAGACTGCCTG TTTTTACCTATCAGAAATAATATTGGCTCTGCAACATCTTCATTTACAAGGAATTATATATAG AGATCTGAAGCCAGAGAATATTATGTTAGATGCAGACGGACATATAAAGTTAACAGATTTTGGTTTGTGTAAGGAACACATACAAGATGGTACTGTTACACATACATTCTGTGGAACTATAGAATATAT ggCTCCTGAAATTCTAACTAGAAGTGGTCATGGTAAAGCAGTAGATTGGTGGAGTCTTGGAACATTAACATATGACATGCTGACAGGCTCT CCACCGTTCACCTCTGACAATAGAAAAAAAACTATTGAAAAAATTCTTCGTGGTAAGCTGAATTTACCACAATATTTAACATCAGATGCAAGGGATCTTATCCGAAAATTATTAAAG AGGCAAGTCGCGCAAAGATTAGGATCTGGTCCGTCAGACGCCGAGCAAATAAAAGGTCACCAATTTTTCAAGCATATCAATTGGAACGACGTCATTTCTCGAAAGTTAGAGCCTCCTTTTAGACCAAAATTAGCAAGCGAAGACGACGTCTCTCAATTCGATAAAAAGTTTACGACATCTGCGGTGATAGATTCTCCTGCGGAGTACACGTTAAGTGAATCTGCTAATAGGGTATTCCAA GGATTCACGTACGTGGCGCCAAGCATATTAGAGGATATGTATTCACAGCCACGAGTAATAAACGCTAGAAGTCCTCGTAGAGGCAACATGCGCGGTTTCTCGCCACGCAGCACACACTTTCATTTACACAATACACATGTACAAAACCATAG ACATAACGGCCACGGCAACATGGAGGATACAGAAATGATCGAGATAGGCTAA